ACCCAGGTCCGCATGACCCCGCGCCTCAAGCGCGCCGTCCGGCTCGCGAGCGACGCCGCCTACTTGCAGGGGACCTACACCATCAGGCCCGATCACCTCCTGGCCGGCCTGATGGAGGAGGGCGAGAGCCTCGCCTCCCAGATCCTTCAGCAAGCGGCCGAACGCGGCCCCCTGCAGGGGGAGTGGCCCCGCGCGGGAGTCGCGCCTTCGCCCGGCGCGCCGCGAGGCGGCCAGACCCCCAACCTGGACAAGTACACCCGCGATCTGACCGAGCTCGCCAAGACCGGCAAGCTGGATCCGGTGATCGGCCGCGACGAGGAGATCGAGCGGGTCATCCGCATCCTCAGCCGCCGCACCAAGAACAACCCGGTGCTCATCGGCGAGCCTGGGGTGGGCAAGACGGCGATCGCGGACGGCCTCGCGCAGGCCATCGCCCAGGGCGAGGTGCCCGACATGCTAAAGAACAAGCGCGTGCTGGCCCTGGACCTCGGCGCCCTGGTCGCGGGCACCAAGTACCGCGGCGAGTTCGAGGAGCGCCTCAAGGGCATCATGGACGAGATCAAGGCCCAGGAGGGCGAGGTCATCCTGTTCATCGACGAGCTGCACACGGTGGTGGGCGCGGGCGCCGCCGAGGGCTCCATGGACGCCTCCAACATGATCAAGCCCGCCCTCTCGCGCGGCGAGATGCGCACCGTGGGGGCGACCACCCTCGACGAGTACCGCAAGCACATCGAGAAGGACGCGGCCCTCGAGCGCAGGTTCCAGCCGGTGCTGGTCGCCGAGCCCTCGGTCGAGCAGACCATCGAGATCCTGCGCGGCCTGCGCGACCTGTACGAGGCGCACCACGGCGTCGAGATCTCGGACGAGGCCCTGGTGGCGGCCGCCGAGCTCTCCGAGCGCTACGTGAGCGATCGCTTCCTGCCGGACAAGGCCATCGACCTGATCGACGAGGCGGCCTCCATGAAGCACCTGGGCAGCCGCCGCGAGCCCCGCGAGGTCAACACCCTGGAGGACCGCCTTTCGCGGATCGACCGGGACAAGGAGGAGGCCGCCCGCCAGGAGAGCTTCGAGCGTGCGAGCAAGCTCAAGGCCGAGGGCGACGTGATCCGCGAGCGGCTCGCGCACCTGCGCAAGGGCTGGCGCGAGGAGCGCGGCGGATCCACCCCCTGCGTCAGCGAACAGGACGTGGCGCGGATCGTCGCCGAGTGGACCGGGGTGCCCGTGGAGAAGCTGGTGCAGGAGGAGAAGGAGCGCCTGCTCAAGATGGAGGAGGTGCTCCACCGGCGGGTCGTCGGCCAGGACGAGGCCGTCGTCGCGGTCGCCGAGGCGGTGCGCCGCTCGCGCACCGGCATGAAGGACCCCAGGCGCCCCATCGGCTCGTTCATCTTCCTCGGCCCCACGGGGGTGGGCAAGACGGAGCTCGCCAAGACGCTCGCCGAGTATCTCTTCAACGACGA
This Pantanalinema sp. DNA region includes the following protein-coding sequences:
- a CDS encoding AAA family ATPase produces the protein MLCANCGQRPATFHFTQTVNGQRQETHLCAHCAAHFKAERGLGAERGLGAEGRMGAELGGLGLDGMIERVFGVRPSSADSLLDRLSDDSRRILQAAASEAAERNVPRLESEFLLLALLRDPQVGEAIASQLGLDVEAIASRVAEAYPPQGGERPTQVRMTPRLKRAVRLASDAAYLQGTYTIRPDHLLAGLMEEGESLASQILQQAAERGPLQGEWPRAGVAPSPGAPRGGQTPNLDKYTRDLTELAKTGKLDPVIGRDEEIERVIRILSRRTKNNPVLIGEPGVGKTAIADGLAQAIAQGEVPDMLKNKRVLALDLGALVAGTKYRGEFEERLKGIMDEIKAQEGEVILFIDELHTVVGAGAAEGSMDASNMIKPALSRGEMRTVGATTLDEYRKHIEKDAALERRFQPVLVAEPSVEQTIEILRGLRDLYEAHHGVEISDEALVAAAELSERYVSDRFLPDKAIDLIDEAASMKHLGSRREPREVNTLEDRLSRIDRDKEEAARQESFERASKLKAEGDVIRERLAHLRKGWREERGGSTPCVSEQDVARIVAEWTGVPVEKLVQEEKERLLKMEEVLHRRVVGQDEAVVAVAEAVRRSRTGMKDPRRPIGSFIFLGPTGVGKTELAKTLAEYLFNDEDAMVRLDMSEFQEKHTVSRLVGAPPGYVGYEEAGQLTEAVRRRPYSVVLFDEIEKAHPDVFNTLLQILDDGRLTDNKGRTVDFKNTVVIMTSNVGAHRIFDREQAGEPWEAIKQEALDALKASFRPEFLNRIDEIIVFRPLNKEQIQTIVDFMLESTRRKLHAQGLNLELSGAAKSALAERGFDPAYGARPLRRAIQREIETPISRLLLEAEFQPGDILRVDHADGRFTFFRAPREAERPATAQAA